The DNA segment TTTATTTTTACAAGCAGTTTATTCCAAATAAAGCCCCTATTGCCAATATTTTGATTAATTATCTTTTTCTGCTCATCTGTAGGATATAATCTAATCTTGACCGCTTCAGTTACATCTTGTTTTCCCCCACAATAGTTATTATCATCAATACAACTTGACATATTTACTATTATTAGCAAACAACATATATAAAGAAAGCGAGAGAGCACTTGAAAAGTATTCAGATTACCAATAAAAATTATAAATTATATTTTT comes from the Methanobrevibacter sp. genome and includes:
- a CDS encoding helix-turn-helix domain-containing protein; the encoded protein is MSSCIDDNNYCGGKQDVTEAVKIRLYPTDEQKKIINQNIGNRGFIWNKLLVKI